Part of the Paenarthrobacter sp. JL.01a genome is shown below.
TGGACTCCCGGCTGCTGCCCGGCCTCAGGCGGTATTCGCGGAAGGCGGGTCCCGAGTGGGTGGGCCAGTGCATGGTTCCGTCTTCGCGGTAGTCCAGCCCGCCGTCGGGGTTCTCTTGATAGCGCACGACGCCGGTGAAGGAACCTTTGGTGCCCGTGGCACGGTCCAGGAGTGTCCGCTCCACCACCCAGCTGCCGGCCAGGTAGGCCCGCAGGTCCGGGGTGGGCTGCTGATGGTTCAAGTGCCCTCGATTGGAATCGAACCAACGACACCGGCTTTAGGAGAGCCGTGCTCTATCCACTGAGCTACGAGGGCCTGTGTGTCCACGGCTTGGAATCCCACTGCTGGAGCTCGAGGGCCCGGACACGACTACAAGCATACAAGCTGCCGGGGCGCCGCCCGAACACGGCTAGGCTGACGGTCATGAATGGCCACCAGATTGCACCCGTACAGGCCGGAGCGTTCCTTCCGGACCTGCGCAGTACCAGGGCGAACATCGGCGGATGGGCCCAGCTGAGCGTGGTCCAGTATTTCGTGGCGGAGGCTGCCGTGATCGAATCCTGGGCCGGCCCGCAGCCCTACAGCAGGGCCACCGGTTTCATCAGCGACCTGGGCGCTGTTTCCTGCGGCGTGTATGAGGACCGGGCCGTGTGTTCGCCCTTGCACTGGCTGATGAATGCCTCCTTCGTGGTCCAGGGCCTGGCCTTGGTCCTTGGCGCCCTCTTCCTGACGGCGGGGCTTTTGTGCGTGGCGGCCAGGCCGGGCGTCCATGCCAGGCGTTTCCGCGCGGCCGGGGACAGCCTGGCTGTCGCCCGCGTGCTGACGGTGCCCTGGATTCTGGCTGTAGCTATCCG
Proteins encoded:
- a CDS encoding DUF6314 family protein; this encodes MNHQQPTPDLRAYLAGSWVVERTLLDRATGTKGSFTGVVRYQENPDGGLDYREDGTMHWPTHSGPAFREYRLRPGSSRESMDVFFPDDRPFHVMSFTEQGHQDEHWCDPDDYRVNYLWEGPDAFSFTWDVRGPAKDLLLESHLRRNA
- a CDS encoding Frag1/DRAM/Sfk1 family protein; its protein translation is MNGHQIAPVQAGAFLPDLRSTRANIGGWAQLSVVQYFVAEAAVIESWAGPQPYSRATGFISDLGAVSCGVYEDRAVCSPLHWLMNASFVVQGLALVLGALFLTAGLLCVAARPGVHARRFRAAGDSLAVARVLTVPWILAVAIRILTGVAGLGTVIVGLVPEDAGSPWHFAGALMFFIGGGFALLLLAILWFRQTPVSWFLAACATVCLLALVVGGITGMDVPQPGTLERLMGYPVTIGLAAAGLVIAQRVRTERTALRAG